Proteins encoded within one genomic window of Ammonifex degensii KC4:
- a CDS encoding menaquinone biosynthesis decarboxylase, translating to MAFKDLRDYLEALEKRGELKRIKVEVSPELEITEITDRVVKAGGPTLFFERVKGHQIPVVTNLFGTWERTKFALNSLDIDARGEELAGLLQPELPTTLWDKLKSLPKLAEISSWAPRVVRRAPCQEVVVENPDLTWLPALKCWPKDGGRFITLPLVITKDPETGKRNMGMYRMQIFDATTTGMHWHRHKDAAEHYRKAEARGERLPVAVALGADPATIYAATAPLPFGMDEFLLAGFLRREPVELVRCITQDLEVPANAEIVLEGYVEPGERRLEGPFGDHTGFYSPADYYPVFHVTCITHRRDPIYPATIVGKPIMEDAFLAKATERLFLPLLRLQLPEIVDMCLPVEGVAHNCVVVSIRKRYPGQAKKVMHALWGLGQMSFTKLIVVVDEEVNVHDPREVWWRVFSNVDPRRDLLLSEGPLDELDHSAPRPAYGAKLGIDATRKGPEEGHPRPWPEEIEMSPEIRTLVDRRWKEYGF from the coding sequence TTGGCTTTTAAAGACCTGCGCGATTATCTTGAAGCCCTGGAAAAGCGAGGAGAACTCAAGCGTATAAAGGTCGAGGTATCTCCGGAGCTGGAAATCACCGAGATCACCGACCGAGTGGTCAAGGCGGGGGGACCAACCCTTTTCTTTGAGCGGGTGAAGGGCCACCAAATACCGGTGGTTACCAACCTTTTCGGCACTTGGGAGCGCACTAAGTTCGCCCTCAATTCCCTGGATATCGATGCCCGGGGGGAGGAGCTAGCGGGCCTTTTGCAACCGGAGCTGCCTACCACGCTGTGGGACAAGCTGAAAAGCCTTCCCAAGCTGGCGGAAATATCTTCTTGGGCTCCCCGAGTGGTGCGTCGTGCTCCTTGCCAGGAAGTGGTGGTGGAAAACCCCGATTTAACCTGGCTACCGGCGCTCAAATGCTGGCCCAAGGACGGCGGTCGTTTTATCACCTTACCCCTGGTCATAACCAAAGATCCCGAAACCGGCAAGCGTAATATGGGCATGTACCGCATGCAGATCTTCGATGCCACCACTACGGGGATGCACTGGCATCGCCATAAGGATGCGGCAGAACACTACCGCAAGGCGGAGGCTCGCGGGGAGAGACTGCCTGTAGCGGTAGCGCTGGGAGCCGACCCGGCCACCATCTATGCTGCCACCGCTCCTTTGCCCTTCGGAATGGACGAATTTTTGCTGGCGGGTTTCCTGCGCCGGGAACCGGTGGAGTTGGTGCGCTGTATCACGCAGGACCTAGAAGTTCCGGCCAACGCCGAGATCGTGCTGGAAGGCTATGTGGAGCCGGGGGAGAGGAGGCTGGAGGGTCCTTTTGGCGATCACACGGGTTTCTACTCGCCGGCCGATTACTATCCGGTCTTTCACGTGACCTGCATAACCCACCGGCGCGACCCCATATATCCAGCCACCATAGTGGGGAAGCCCATCATGGAGGATGCCTTTCTGGCCAAGGCCACCGAGCGTCTTTTCCTTCCTCTTTTGCGCCTGCAACTGCCCGAAATAGTCGACATGTGCCTGCCGGTGGAGGGTGTGGCACACAACTGCGTCGTTGTCTCCATCCGCAAGCGCTACCCCGGACAGGCCAAGAAGGTGATGCACGCTCTCTGGGGCTTGGGGCAGATGTCTTTCACCAAGCTCATTGTAGTAGTGGATGAGGAGGTTAATGTGCATGATCCGCGGGAGGTGTGGTGGCGGGTCTTCAGCAATGTAGATCCCCGCCGGGATCTCCTGCTTTCCGAGGGGCCGCTTGACGAACTGGACCACAGCGCTCCGCGCCCAGCCTACGGCGCGAAACTGGGCATAGACGCTACCCGCAAGGGACCGGAGGAAGGGCATCCACGCCCCTGGCCGGAAGAGATCGAAATGAGTCCCGAAATAAGGACTCTGGTTGATAGGAGGTGGAAAGAATATGGTTTCTAA
- a CDS encoding demethylmenaquinone methyltransferase, translated as MTSLTEEHKRKEAFIRNLFAQIAHRYDLLNTLLSFNRDKAWRRFAVKQCRLRPGGVGLDVCTGTAMLALEQAKIVGPAGKVVGLDFCPEMLAVAKKNLERSPHGHIVELVEGDAMSLPFPDNTFDCATIGFALRNVPDFRQVLREMIRVVKPGGRVVSLELAKPRWPIFKQIYYLYFDRLVPLLGKLGVGVEGPYSYLPASLKTFPHQEELKRIFEELGLVEVSFYELTGGVVAVHAGTKPMGWGE; from the coding sequence ATGACCAGTCTAACGGAAGAACATAAGCGCAAAGAAGCCTTCATTCGTAACCTTTTCGCTCAGATTGCCCACCGCTATGACCTTTTAAACACTCTCTTAAGCTTCAACCGAGACAAAGCCTGGCGGCGTTTTGCCGTTAAGCAGTGTCGCTTGCGCCCGGGAGGAGTTGGGCTTGACGTCTGCACCGGAACGGCCATGCTGGCCCTGGAGCAGGCCAAGATAGTGGGACCTGCAGGTAAAGTCGTTGGACTTGATTTTTGTCCGGAGATGCTGGCAGTTGCCAAAAAAAATCTGGAACGAAGCCCTCACGGACATATAGTGGAGCTGGTGGAAGGGGACGCCATGTCCCTTCCCTTCCCAGACAATACTTTTGACTGTGCCACCATAGGCTTTGCTCTTCGCAACGTGCCCGATTTCCGGCAGGTGCTCCGGGAGATGATAAGAGTGGTCAAGCCCGGCGGCAGGGTGGTTTCGCTGGAGCTGGCCAAGCCCAGATGGCCCATCTTTAAACAAATTTACTACCTCTATTTCGATCGTCTGGTCCCTCTCCTGGGCAAGCTAGGGGTGGGGGTAGAAGGCCCTTACAGTTACCTGCCAGCTTCCCTGAAGACCTTTCCCCACCAAGAAGAACTGAAGCGTATTTTCGAGGAACTGGGCCTAGTGGAGGTGAGCTTTTACGAACTCACCGGGGGAGTAGTGGCCGTGCATGCCGGGACCAAGCCAATGGGGTGGGGGGAGTAA
- a CDS encoding universal stress protein produces the protein MYKKILVAFDGSPYSQKALTAGIELARCCGSELHALTVVSLPEYAGTVGEVEEMVGKAQDFYRKKLEKASQQARAKGVELNVHLLFGHIGETIIRFAQEQECDLIIAGTRGWSPLQRLLMGSVSTYIVRHAPCAVLIEKGKEEDEND, from the coding sequence ATGTACAAGAAAATTCTAGTGGCCTTCGACGGTTCCCCTTACTCCCAAAAAGCCTTGACCGCTGGCATAGAGCTGGCCCGGTGCTGCGGCAGTGAGCTTCACGCCCTCACCGTGGTAAGTCTGCCCGAATACGCAGGCACGGTGGGCGAAGTGGAAGAGATGGTCGGCAAGGCGCAGGATTTTTACCGTAAGAAACTCGAAAAGGCATCACAGCAGGCAAGGGCTAAAGGGGTGGAACTCAACGTCCACCTGCTGTTCGGCCATATCGGGGAGACCATAATCCGCTTTGCCCAGGAACAAGAGTGCGATCTCATTATCGCCGGTACCCGAGGTTGGAGCCCGCTGCAGCGTTTGCTCATGGGAAGCGTCTCCACTTACATAGTGCGTCACGCCCCCTGCGCCGTTCTCATAGAGAAAGGAAAAGAAGAGGACGAAAATGATTAA
- a CDS encoding MFS transporter, which translates to MSRAWLFIFFMGLVSLFGDITYEGARSIIGPFMASLGASAAIVGFFAGLGELGGYALRLIGGYLADRTERYWLLTGLGYLVNLLAVPSLALAGRWETAAALMVIERAGKGLRTPPRDAMLSYATSQVGRGWGFGFHEAMDQIGAITGPLLAAGVLSLGWTFRQSFALYAVPAFLALIILAWARISFPVPKELEISLRSSPETDSPRFPQAYWYYLAFSAVAVAGFLHFQILAYHFKVKEVLSDAAIPFLYAGAMATDAAAALLAGRFYDRIGLRSLIIVPFLTVLLTFLVLATHPLPVVAGTLIWGVVMGLHESTLRAAIADLTPIARRGLGYGIFNTVYGTAAFLSGALLGMLYDRSPHEVIILVVVLEAIAFLIFLQMVKHWRAFEQERNGKC; encoded by the coding sequence ATGAGCCGAGCTTGGCTTTTCATCTTCTTCATGGGACTGGTGAGCCTCTTCGGCGATATCACCTACGAAGGAGCCCGCAGCATAATAGGCCCCTTCATGGCTTCGTTGGGTGCAAGTGCAGCCATCGTGGGCTTTTTCGCTGGCCTGGGCGAACTCGGTGGCTATGCGCTGCGCCTGATAGGAGGATATCTGGCAGACAGAACGGAAAGGTACTGGTTGTTAACCGGACTGGGGTACCTGGTGAACCTGCTGGCCGTGCCCAGCCTGGCTCTGGCCGGCAGGTGGGAAACCGCCGCTGCTTTAATGGTCATCGAACGTGCAGGTAAGGGACTAAGGACACCGCCAAGGGATGCCATGCTCTCCTACGCCACCTCGCAGGTCGGCAGGGGGTGGGGATTCGGCTTCCACGAAGCTATGGATCAGATAGGGGCTATCACCGGACCCCTCCTGGCCGCAGGCGTGCTCTCCCTGGGATGGACTTTCCGGCAGAGCTTCGCCCTTTACGCCGTACCCGCCTTCCTGGCCCTGATCATCCTGGCCTGGGCCCGAATTAGCTTTCCCGTTCCCAAAGAGCTGGAAATAAGCCTTCGCTCCTCTCCAGAAACCGACTCTCCCCGCTTTCCCCAGGCGTACTGGTACTATTTAGCCTTCAGCGCCGTAGCCGTAGCCGGCTTTCTCCACTTCCAGATTCTAGCCTACCACTTCAAGGTTAAAGAAGTCTTATCCGATGCCGCCATTCCCTTCCTTTACGCCGGTGCCATGGCTACCGACGCAGCAGCTGCTCTTCTGGCCGGCAGGTTTTATGACCGGATAGGGTTGCGCTCGCTGATAATCGTACCCTTCTTGACGGTGCTGCTCACCTTTCTGGTGCTTGCTACACACCCCTTGCCGGTGGTAGCGGGGACGCTTATCTGGGGAGTAGTCATGGGCCTGCATGAGAGCACCCTGCGGGCGGCCATCGCCGACCTTACCCCCATAGCACGACGTGGCTTGGGGTACGGCATCTTCAACACCGTTTACGGCACGGCTGCTTTCCTAAGTGGCGCTTTACTAGGCATGCTTTACGACCGGAGCCCGCATGAAGTCATAATACTCGTGGTAGTTCTCGAAGCAATAGCCTTCTTGATCTTCCTCCAGATGGTTAAGCACTGGCGGGCTTTTGAGCAGGAGAGGAATGGGAAATGCTGA
- a CDS encoding UbiA-like polyprenyltransferase gives MVSKAWSKLVIFLEMIKFEHTLFILPFAYLSALLVYRGLPPAVSLFWLTLAMVGARTATMALNRLIDRDIDAKNPRTANRALPRGLISTTEVWLYVFLSFGLLYWAVRHLSPLAMKLFVPLVLILWFYSYTKRFTWACHFYLGFTEGLVPLAVWIALTNGLSIPPVILGAGILFWVAGFDIVYACLDYDFDRREGIYSLPARFGIGPALWVARFCHVLAALFFILTGVVMHLGLWYFIGVAVAVLLLFYEHRLVHPEDLSLVGLAFFNLNGTLSVVMFFFTLLDVLLAKGVGGW, from the coding sequence ATGGTTTCTAAGGCTTGGAGCAAGCTGGTCATTTTTCTCGAAATGATAAAGTTCGAGCACACTCTTTTTATCCTTCCTTTCGCTTATCTGAGCGCCTTACTAGTTTACCGGGGGTTGCCGCCAGCCGTTTCCCTTTTCTGGCTTACCCTGGCCATGGTAGGTGCACGAACGGCAACCATGGCCTTGAACCGGTTAATCGACCGGGATATAGACGCCAAAAATCCCCGCACAGCCAACCGTGCCCTGCCGCGAGGACTTATCTCTACCACCGAAGTCTGGCTCTACGTCTTCCTTTCTTTCGGCCTCCTTTACTGGGCAGTCAGACATTTAAGCCCTCTGGCGATGAAGCTTTTTGTCCCTCTTGTACTCATCCTCTGGTTTTATTCCTATACCAAGCGCTTCACCTGGGCTTGCCACTTTTACCTAGGCTTTACTGAAGGTCTAGTTCCTTTGGCGGTATGGATCGCTCTCACCAATGGGCTAAGCATTCCCCCGGTGATCCTGGGGGCCGGAATCCTCTTTTGGGTGGCAGGTTTCGATATCGTTTACGCTTGCCTGGATTACGACTTTGACCGGCGCGAAGGAATTTACTCCTTGCCGGCCCGCTTTGGGATAGGACCTGCTCTGTGGGTGGCCCGCTTCTGTCATGTGCTGGCAGCCCTGTTCTTCATTCTGACTGGGGTGGTCATGCACCTGGGGCTCTGGTACTTTATCGGGGTGGCAGTGGCAGTGCTGCTACTCTTCTACGAGCACCGGCTGGTCCACCCGGAGGACCTGTCTTTGGTGGGTCTGGCCTTTTTCAATCTCAACGGCACGCTCAGTGTAGTCATGTTCTTCTTCACGCTTCTCGACGTACTTCTGGCCAAAGGGGTTGGAGGATGGTGA
- a CDS encoding cation:proton antiporter — protein sequence MNTWLVASVWLGLALVAGIISIRTGISVAMVEILVGVLAGNFLHLQPNEWVNFLAGLGAIVLTFLAGAEVDTAVLKKNWKASLAIGMVSFSIPFLFVFAYCHYVAGWEIPAALIAGIALSDTSIAIVYTVLLETRNSNSELGQIILAGCFFTGLGIVFTLGLAFAHFNYAMIGLILAVIITSFLLPRITPTFQQAFGGKTSQAEVRYVLFFLLLLGGLASKAGSEAVLPAYILGLCLAESLQQRRDLLLRLRAAAFAFLTPFYFLKAGACVSLPLMGKALPLIGLLLALKMIAKLSGVWPLTRQFDWGARSRMYATLLMSTGLTFGTIAAFFGLDRHLIGPQQYSILVTVVILSGIIPTLIAQAFFYPKTKEKEAVSEAIPAKEEI from the coding sequence ATGAACACCTGGTTAGTGGCTTCAGTCTGGTTAGGGCTCGCGCTGGTAGCCGGGATTATCTCCATCCGCACCGGAATCTCGGTAGCCATGGTAGAGATTCTGGTGGGAGTACTGGCAGGCAACTTTCTGCACCTACAGCCCAACGAGTGGGTCAACTTTCTGGCCGGGCTGGGGGCCATCGTCCTCACCTTCTTGGCCGGAGCAGAAGTGGATACCGCAGTCCTGAAGAAGAATTGGAAAGCAAGTCTAGCCATTGGTATGGTTTCTTTTTCCATACCATTCCTGTTTGTCTTTGCTTATTGCCATTACGTAGCCGGATGGGAGATCCCCGCTGCTCTTATAGCGGGCATTGCTCTTTCCGATACTTCGATCGCGATTGTTTACACCGTGTTGCTGGAAACCAGGAACAGTAACAGCGAATTGGGCCAAATAATCTTGGCGGGATGTTTCTTCACCGGTCTGGGCATAGTTTTTACCCTAGGACTAGCTTTCGCCCACTTCAACTACGCCATGATAGGGTTGATACTGGCTGTTATCATTACCTCTTTTCTTCTACCCCGCATCACACCTACCTTCCAGCAAGCCTTTGGCGGGAAGACCAGTCAAGCAGAGGTAAGGTATGTACTCTTCTTTTTACTCCTCCTCGGAGGGCTGGCAAGCAAGGCGGGGAGCGAAGCCGTACTGCCAGCCTATATTCTGGGGCTATGTTTGGCCGAATCCCTACAGCAAAGAAGGGATTTGCTGCTACGCCTGCGAGCGGCGGCGTTCGCTTTCCTTACCCCTTTCTACTTCCTTAAAGCAGGCGCCTGTGTTTCTCTACCGCTGATGGGCAAAGCTCTGCCTCTAATCGGGCTCTTGCTGGCCCTCAAAATGATAGCCAAATTGTCAGGCGTATGGCCGTTGACTCGGCAGTTTGACTGGGGAGCAAGGAGCCGAATGTACGCTACCCTTTTAATGTCCACCGGTCTCACCTTCGGCACCATAGCCGCTTTTTTTGGTCTCGACCGACACCTCATAGGCCCGCAGCAATACTCTATACTGGTGACTGTGGTGATACTAAGCGGCATAATCCCCACTTTAATAGCCCAGGCTTTCTTCTATCCTAAGACGAAAGAGAAAGAAGCTGTGAGCGAAGCAATACCTGCTAAGGAGGAGATATAA
- a CDS encoding integrase core domain-containing protein, with protein MTLYQQLKRSGNPQAIAQTVASLLTTCSPKEVACIMGCSVRWIYKLRKRLNESGGNLSGCILPRGPKKRMPNRTPQELEALVVKLAQETNLGPKRLASLLYQSLKIKLSPYTIRNILKRHHIRCRKRQSKTGSRKYWTDVQAFAPFSFWQVDVKHIADKSALPAQAYSSILKNRLPRYQFTAIDVRTRVRFIAFAYSLSFANGITFLVLLANWLKTFGLNQTILIQTDNGSEFGGPPNSRKRKLMSLIFSRLDCQLLNIPAGRKEANGYVERSHRTDDEEFYIPYLAGIRSQKDFLISAQRWILYYNYQRPHLGRELNGKTPMEIATSLSHYHPAIGAMPVVVLDHLAPHIFDAYKLSTLPWDYPPKNESLAVNETLAQYKREAPGKGSLCRGG; from the coding sequence ATGACATTATACCAGCAACTTAAGAGGAGCGGAAACCCCCAGGCAATCGCCCAAACCGTGGCCTCCCTCCTCACCACCTGTAGCCCTAAAGAGGTAGCCTGCATAATGGGCTGCTCCGTCCGCTGGATCTATAAACTGCGCAAACGCCTAAACGAATCCGGCGGAAACTTGTCCGGTTGTATCCTCCCTCGCGGCCCCAAAAAAAGAATGCCCAACCGTACCCCTCAAGAACTCGAAGCCCTAGTCGTAAAACTCGCTCAGGAAACTAACCTGGGCCCTAAACGCCTCGCCTCCCTCCTGTACCAAAGCCTTAAAATTAAGCTCTCCCCCTACACCATACGAAATATCCTCAAACGCCACCACATCCGCTGCCGCAAACGCCAAAGCAAAACAGGCTCCCGAAAATACTGGACCGACGTGCAGGCCTTCGCACCCTTCTCCTTCTGGCAGGTCGATGTAAAACACATAGCCGATAAGTCAGCTCTGCCGGCCCAAGCCTACTCCTCTATCCTCAAAAACCGCCTACCCCGTTACCAATTCACCGCTATCGATGTTCGAACAAGAGTGCGGTTCATAGCCTTCGCCTATTCCCTCTCCTTCGCCAACGGAATCACTTTCCTCGTACTCCTGGCAAACTGGCTTAAAACCTTCGGCCTTAATCAAACAATCCTTATCCAGACCGATAATGGCTCGGAGTTCGGTGGCCCTCCTAACTCGAGAAAGCGTAAACTCATGTCCCTTATCTTCTCTCGCCTTGACTGCCAGCTGCTTAACATACCCGCAGGCAGAAAAGAAGCCAACGGCTATGTAGAAAGATCACACCGCACCGACGATGAAGAGTTCTACATCCCCTACCTGGCAGGTATCAGAAGCCAGAAGGATTTCCTTATCTCTGCCCAGAGGTGGATCCTTTACTACAACTACCAGCGTCCACATCTGGGCCGGGAACTGAACGGGAAAACTCCTATGGAAATAGCGACCTCGCTTTCCCACTACCATCCGGCTATAGGGGCTATGCCGGTGGTAGTCCTGGATCACCTGGCTCCGCACATCTTCGATGCCTACAAACTCTCTACTCTCCCGTGGGATTACCCACCCAAAAATGAAAGCCTCGCTGTGAACGAAACCCTGGCTCAATACAAAAGAGAAGCGCCGGGTAAAGGTTCTTTATGTAGAGGCGGATGA
- a CDS encoding mechanosensitive ion channel family protein: protein MRVPVGTGLFLVLGYLLLAALVSWLLGRGISYLIERLARHARWSAAQDVARVSTYPLILLLFLLFAHIGQKLLAQSPGYQDLKVFTYIDGINFVLMVCFFTWWADRLWRTFVNWHFRRLGGPYEEHLLPIFLYSGRILLYFVATVIVLGYFHLNLSGLLATAGIASLAVAFATQETLSNMVAGFILLLDRPFTVGDRIEIVGTGLIGDVLEIGARSTKILTLNQTVAILSNRDLVSSRIINHSRPNVVARLEIPLVLPYQVKVEEVKAALLEELHKHPKVLSSPPPAVYLTDLAENQLRFLVVCHVANLRELLKVKDELNVAFKERLESLGALPGAS, encoded by the coding sequence GTGAGGGTACCGGTAGGAACTGGCCTTTTCCTGGTCCTAGGCTATCTTCTGCTGGCCGCCCTGGTCTCCTGGCTCCTGGGAAGGGGGATAAGCTATCTTATCGAGCGGCTGGCTCGCCATGCCCGCTGGTCGGCGGCCCAGGATGTGGCCAGGGTTTCCACCTACCCGCTAATCCTGCTCCTCTTTCTCCTTTTTGCCCACATAGGGCAGAAGCTCCTAGCCCAGTCGCCGGGGTATCAGGATTTGAAGGTTTTTACCTATATTGACGGGATCAACTTTGTCTTGATGGTATGTTTCTTTACCTGGTGGGCGGATAGGCTGTGGCGGACTTTTGTCAACTGGCACTTCCGGCGGCTGGGGGGTCCTTATGAGGAACACCTGCTTCCTATCTTCCTCTACAGCGGGCGTATCCTGCTCTACTTTGTGGCTACCGTCATTGTTCTGGGATACTTTCACCTTAACCTTTCCGGCTTGCTGGCCACGGCCGGCATAGCCTCTTTGGCGGTGGCCTTCGCCACCCAGGAGACGCTTAGCAACATGGTAGCCGGTTTCATCCTTCTGCTCGACCGTCCTTTTACGGTGGGAGATCGGATAGAGATCGTGGGCACGGGTTTGATAGGGGATGTGTTGGAGATAGGGGCGCGCAGTACTAAAATTTTGACTCTCAACCAGACAGTGGCTATCCTCTCCAACCGCGATCTGGTGTCCAGCCGGATCATTAATCATTCCCGCCCCAATGTGGTGGCACGGCTGGAGATACCCCTTGTCCTGCCTTACCAAGTGAAAGTCGAGGAGGTAAAGGCAGCCCTTCTAGAAGAACTCCATAAACATCCTAAAGTGCTTTCCTCCCCTCCTCCTGCCGTTTATCTCACCGATCTGGCTGAGAACCAGTTGCGCTTTTTGGTGGTCTGCCATGTGGCCAACCTGCGGGAGCTCCTGAAGGTTAAGGACGAGCTCAATGTAGCTTTCAAGGAGCGCCTGGAGTCTTTAGGAGCCTTGCCCGGTGCTTCTTAA
- the cobC gene encoding alpha-ribazole phosphatase: protein MGCKIYLVRHGETIWNHALRYQGHADIPLNERGRRQAEALAERLKGEEFAAFYASDLQRALDTARIVARPHGKEVIPLASLREINFGAWEGLTREEIKKRFPEVAERWWQAPYHTRLPGGETLAEVAARAVGALKEIAERHPESKVLVVSHGGTIRAAIGYLLRMDLNQYWRLRQDNAALNIIELFEEEKAILMLFNDTSHLNGI from the coding sequence ATGGGCTGTAAAATTTACCTGGTGCGGCACGGGGAGACCATTTGGAACCACGCCCTGCGCTACCAGGGGCACGCTGACATCCCCTTGAACGAGCGGGGAAGGCGTCAGGCCGAGGCCCTGGCCGAGAGGTTGAAAGGAGAAGAATTTGCGGCCTTTTACGCTTCGGACTTGCAGCGGGCCCTGGACACGGCGCGTATCGTGGCACGCCCGCATGGGAAAGAGGTAATTCCCTTGGCTTCTTTGCGGGAAATAAATTTTGGGGCCTGGGAAGGACTTACCCGGGAGGAGATAAAAAAACGTTTCCCCGAGGTGGCGGAACGCTGGTGGCAGGCTCCTTATCACACCCGTCTTCCCGGCGGAGAAACGCTGGCTGAAGTGGCGGCTCGGGCGGTAGGGGCCCTCAAAGAAATCGCCGAGCGGCACCCGGAAAGCAAGGTTCTGGTGGTATCGCACGGGGGCACCATCCGGGCGGCCATAGGCTACCTTTTGCGCATGGACTTAAACCAATACTGGCGCCTGCGCCAGGACAACGCGGCGCTCAACATCATTGAGCTTTTCGAGGAAGAGAAAGCCATCTTGATGCTCTTTAACGACACCAGCCACCTCAACGGAATTTAG
- a CDS encoding HEAT repeat domain-containing protein, giving the protein MIKKFCPSCYHENPPEKKVCEKCGAPLEGGHHEDFLTKLIWAVKHPEPETRLRAVELLGKLGPRASPASPVLASLFYSPDPFLRAAVVRTLGKMKERPDILLKALKDSSFLVRLASLESLKSFETSALPAGLAAILQNLAREDPSPKVKREAQALLSRIKKGGDL; this is encoded by the coding sequence ATGATTAAAAAGTTCTGCCCGAGCTGCTACCACGAAAATCCGCCTGAGAAGAAGGTCTGCGAGAAGTGTGGTGCTCCCCTTGAAGGGGGGCACCACGAGGACTTTCTCACCAAGCTCATTTGGGCAGTAAAACATCCGGAGCCGGAGACTCGTCTGCGGGCCGTAGAGCTTTTGGGGAAACTGGGGCCCCGGGCTTCGCCCGCCTCTCCAGTGTTAGCCTCTTTGTTTTACTCTCCCGACCCCTTCTTGCGGGCCGCGGTGGTCAGGACACTAGGCAAGATGAAAGAAAGGCCAGACATTTTGCTTAAAGCGCTAAAAGACTCTAGTTTCTTGGTGCGCCTTGCTTCACTGGAAAGCTTAAAAAGCTTTGAAACTTCTGCCCTGCCGGCAGGATTGGCGGCTATCTTACAGAATCTAGCCAGGGAGGACCCCAGCCCAAAGGTCAAGCGAGAAGCGCAAGCCTTGCTTAGCCGGATAAAGAAGGGGGGCGACTTATGA
- the speD gene encoding adenosylmethionine decarboxylase — protein MKALGRHVLAEFYGCDFDALNDVELVERAMVEAALEAGAEVRECVFHKFSPQGVSGVVVISESHLAIHTWPELGYAAVDVFTCGEKVDPWEACNYLTKCFRAKEVVAHEQKRGIIPASYLQAAKAV, from the coding sequence ATGAAGGCCCTGGGGCGGCACGTACTGGCAGAATTCTACGGCTGTGACTTCGACGCTCTCAACGACGTCGAGTTGGTGGAAAGGGCTATGGTCGAAGCAGCGCTCGAAGCAGGGGCAGAAGTACGGGAGTGCGTCTTCCACAAGTTCAGCCCTCAGGGGGTAAGCGGGGTAGTAGTTATTTCGGAGTCGCATTTGGCCATTCACACGTGGCCGGAGTTAGGGTACGCGGCGGTCGATGTCTTCACCTGTGGGGAAAAGGTGGATCCTTGGGAAGCCTGCAACTACCTCACCAAGTGTTTTAGGGCCAAGGAAGTGGTGGCCCATGAGCAGAAGCGGGGCATCATTCCCGCCTCCTATCTGCAGGCGGCCAAGGCAGTCTAA
- a CDS encoding alpha/beta-type small acid-soluble spore protein — protein MPRRKSLLVPQAASPLELLKIEVANEIGYPTFGHPAITPENYREVLERMKYEVAAELGLDRYLREGYWGDVPSRLCGAVGGRLGGKIGGNMVRRMIKFAEQNLMARS, from the coding sequence ATGCCAAGGCGGAAGTCCCTTTTGGTTCCGCAGGCTGCCTCCCCGTTGGAACTCTTAAAGATAGAAGTAGCCAACGAGATAGGCTATCCCACCTTTGGTCACCCGGCTATAACCCCGGAAAATTACCGGGAAGTCCTGGAGCGGATGAAGTACGAAGTAGCAGCGGAGCTGGGACTGGATCGCTATCTCAGGGAGGGATACTGGGGAGATGTTCCTTCCCGCCTCTGCGGCGCTGTAGGCGGGCGCCTGGGAGGTAAAATCGGAGGAAACATGGTGCGTCGTATGATTAAGTTTGCCGAGCAGAATCTAATGGCGCGGTCTTAG